In the genome of Nitrospira japonica, one region contains:
- a CDS encoding universal stress protein — MPAADSNDVAILQQVFHPSDFTPASETAFAHALKAALVAQADLTILHVSTKENSDWTEFPGVRATLERWGLLPRNSSTSDVAKLGIGVKKIQARHDDPVESVTAYLKSHNADLIVLATDQSKEQFQWLSKSVAEPIARKTRLMTLFIPKGLNGFVSLKDGSISLNSILIPVATVPPPQPAIQAAVRLARRMNIPKGVFNLVHVGDKTTMPAVSVPDLPGWTSNVLTKQGEVIDVIVETAAEVKADLIVMTTDGRNGFLDALRGSHSERILRRTPCPLLAIPAGGFISSVM, encoded by the coding sequence ATGCCAGCAGCGGATTCCAATGACGTGGCGATTCTGCAACAGGTGTTTCATCCATCCGATTTTACCCCCGCCAGCGAAACGGCTTTTGCGCACGCGCTGAAGGCCGCGCTCGTCGCTCAGGCCGATCTCACCATTCTTCACGTATCGACGAAGGAAAACTCCGACTGGACGGAATTCCCAGGCGTCAGGGCGACGTTGGAGCGGTGGGGACTTTTGCCCAGGAACAGCTCGACGTCCGACGTCGCGAAACTGGGCATCGGCGTCAAGAAGATTCAAGCGCGGCATGACGATCCGGTGGAATCCGTGACCGCCTATTTGAAGAGCCACAACGCGGACTTGATCGTGCTGGCGACCGATCAAAGCAAGGAGCAATTTCAGTGGCTCAGCAAGTCGGTGGCCGAGCCGATCGCGCGCAAGACCCGCCTGATGACCTTGTTCATTCCGAAGGGACTGAACGGATTCGTGTCGCTCAAAGACGGCTCCATCTCGTTGAACAGCATCCTGATCCCCGTCGCGACCGTTCCGCCGCCGCAGCCGGCTATTCAAGCCGCCGTCCGTCTGGCCCGCCGCATGAACATTCCCAAGGGCGTATTCAATCTCGTGCACGTCGGAGACAAGACCACCATGCCGGCCGTGAGCGTTCCGGACTTGCCCGGATGGACGTCGAACGTGCTGACCAAACAGGGCGAGGTCATCGACGTCATCGTCGAGACGGCGGCCGAGGTCAAGGCCGACCTGATCGTCATGACCACTGACGGACGAAACGGATTTCTGGACGCCTTGCGCGGGAGCCATAGCGAACGGATTCTCCGGCGAACACCCTGTCCGCTGCTGGCCATCCCGGCCGGCGGGTTCATCTCATCCGTGATGTGA
- a CDS encoding DUF4870 family protein, protein MASQPTETSVDRPVDPLVTWARVVYALHAFSLLTAIIGTATLVGAFLTGWPSIIAVILNYLKRSEVRGTWLESHFRWQIRTFWFGLLWVSLCVAFVVATLGIGILVAWLPLGVVGLWFVYRIVRGWVTLGDGRPMYA, encoded by the coding sequence ATGGCGAGTCAACCAACTGAAACATCCGTAGATCGTCCGGTGGACCCACTCGTCACCTGGGCCAGGGTCGTGTATGCCCTGCACGCGTTCAGCCTGCTCACCGCGATCATCGGCACGGCGACGCTGGTCGGCGCATTCCTGACCGGTTGGCCGTCGATCATCGCCGTGATATTGAACTATCTCAAGCGGAGCGAGGTGCGCGGAACATGGCTCGAATCGCACTTTCGATGGCAGATCCGCACGTTCTGGTTCGGACTGCTGTGGGTCTCGCTCTGCGTGGCGTTCGTCGTTGCGACATTGGGGATCGGCATCCTCGTCGCGTGGCTCCCGCTGGGCGTGGTCGGTCTGTGGTTCGTCTATCGGATCGTGCGCGGTTGGGTGACCCTTGGAGACGGCCGGCCGATGTACGCGTGA
- a CDS encoding bestrophin-like domain — MSYNASTELLLVGLFAGMMIALVIGQRLGRRDRSEDTDSTLLRLTAVEAAIFGLMGLMIAFTFSGAADRYEMRRQLVVDEANNIGTAYLRLDLLPASKQPALREQYRQYVKARLGAYRGSDLDMSNAEMAKVAALQQDMWSGTVAALEAVDPEFVDFVLSPLNDLIEITTSRTIAALSHTPKLIMAMLLLLSLVCSLLAGYVIAGIQTRQVGLHLLAFAFVMTATIFLIIDLDYPRDGIIRLDFADKALEDLLVRMK, encoded by the coding sequence ATGAGTTATAACGCGAGCACGGAGCTGCTGCTCGTCGGCCTCTTTGCCGGCATGATGATCGCGCTCGTGATCGGACAGCGTCTCGGCCGCCGGGACCGGTCTGAGGACACGGACTCGACGCTCCTACGGCTGACGGCCGTGGAAGCGGCCATTTTCGGCTTGATGGGTTTGATGATCGCCTTTACATTCTCAGGGGCCGCCGATCGATACGAAATGCGGCGGCAGCTTGTGGTGGATGAAGCCAACAATATCGGCACCGCCTATTTACGATTGGATCTCCTTCCTGCCTCCAAGCAGCCGGCTCTACGCGAGCAGTACCGGCAATATGTGAAGGCGAGACTCGGCGCCTATCGGGGGTCGGACCTCGACATGTCGAATGCCGAGATGGCCAAGGTGGCTGCACTCCAGCAGGACATGTGGAGCGGGACGGTGGCCGCCCTGGAAGCGGTGGACCCGGAATTTGTGGACTTCGTCCTGTCTCCCCTGAACGACCTGATCGAAATTACGACCAGCCGGACCATCGCTGCCCTGTCGCATACTCCGAAGCTGATCATGGCCATGCTCTTACTACTGAGCCTCGTGTGCTCACTGTTGGCCGGATATGTCATTGCCGGTATCCAGACGCGTCAGGTGGGACTTCACCTGCTTGCGTTCGCATTCGTGATGACCGCGACGATCTTTCTCATCATCGATCTGGATTATCCGCGCGATGGAATCATTCGTCTGGATTTTGCCGACAAGGCATTGGAAGACCTGTTGGTCCGTATGAAATGA
- a CDS encoding DUF1254 domain-containing protein, giving the protein MKAVVGALTIVMVMSVGAHAKSGSPAKSVSPAPAGKPLLVTMDNFIRAESDLYFGNVVKDKGFGRFSHTRQVTPVNKQPIVRMNRDTLYSAAVFDLDAGPVAITLPDSGSRFMSMQVITEDHFTPLVAYKPGSYALTREDIDTRYVLVAVRALVDPTDPNDLDEVHALQDAIKVEQAGSGKFEVPRWDPESQKKIREALIVLGSTLSDSKHMFGTKEQVTPLRHLIGSAVGWGGNPDTEATYLGVTPERNDGNQVYKLTLRDVPVDGFWSITVYNAKGYLEANRYDTYSLNSITAKKRIDGSVTVQFGGCNGKIANCLPIMRGWNYTVRLYRPQPEILSGGWVFPEAQPVK; this is encoded by the coding sequence ATGAAAGCGGTTGTCGGAGCATTGACGATAGTGATGGTCATGTCGGTCGGCGCGCACGCGAAGTCCGGTTCGCCCGCCAAGTCTGTTTCTCCGGCTCCTGCCGGCAAGCCGCTGCTCGTGACGATGGACAATTTTATCCGGGCCGAGTCGGATCTGTATTTCGGCAACGTCGTCAAGGACAAGGGATTCGGCCGTTTCTCGCATACGCGCCAGGTGACCCCCGTCAACAAGCAGCCGATCGTTCGCATGAACCGTGACACGCTGTATTCGGCCGCCGTCTTCGACCTCGACGCAGGCCCCGTCGCGATCACGCTGCCTGACTCCGGAAGCAGATTCATGTCCATGCAAGTGATCACGGAGGATCACTTTACGCCGCTGGTCGCGTACAAACCCGGGAGCTATGCCCTGACCCGAGAGGACATCGACACGCGCTACGTCCTGGTGGCCGTTCGTGCGCTCGTGGATCCGACCGATCCCAACGACCTGGATGAGGTCCATGCCCTGCAAGACGCGATCAAGGTCGAGCAAGCGGGTAGCGGGAAATTTGAAGTTCCACGTTGGGATCCGGAGAGTCAGAAGAAGATCCGGGAAGCCTTGATCGTATTGGGATCGACGTTGTCGGATTCGAAGCACATGTTCGGCACCAAGGAACAGGTGACGCCGCTGCGGCATCTCATCGGGTCCGCGGTGGGATGGGGAGGGAATCCCGATACTGAGGCGACCTACCTCGGCGTGACCCCAGAGCGAAACGACGGGAACCAGGTCTATAAGCTGACCCTCCGCGACGTGCCGGTCGACGGCTTCTGGTCGATCACGGTGTACAACGCGAAGGGCTATCTGGAAGCGAACAGGTACGACACCTATTCATTGAACAGCATCACGGCGAAAAAGCGGATCGACGGCTCGGTGACGGTGCAGTTCGGCGGGTGCAACGGGAAAATCGCCAATTGTCTGCCGATCATGCGGGGATGGAACTATACCGTCCGTCTCTATCGCCCGCAGCCCGAGATCCTGAGCGGCGGCTGGGTCTTTCCGGAGGCGCAGCCCGTGAAATAA
- a CDS encoding lipid-binding SYLF domain-containing protein encodes MTIIKKSAIRSALILVIVTAVGCAGGLVGSKEKKLAYFNSLEQETLARLVKEHPKAEQELRDSVGYLVAEKDVVKVPMFGAGGGAGVVFDKETATRSYLRIPELQFGAGWGGRAEKVVLIFQDVHKLRDLADGKWHAGMEAEATAKVADVGLAGSGNTTELLKKGFSTYVLTDAGASATATVSMIRAQPYSID; translated from the coding sequence ATGACCATCATCAAGAAGAGCGCGATCCGGTCTGCGCTGATTCTCGTCATAGTGACGGCCGTCGGATGTGCCGGAGGCCTGGTCGGGAGTAAAGAGAAGAAACTGGCTTACTTTAACAGCCTGGAGCAGGAGACGCTGGCTCGATTGGTCAAGGAACATCCGAAGGCCGAGCAGGAATTGCGGGATTCCGTCGGTTACCTCGTGGCGGAAAAAGACGTCGTGAAGGTCCCCATGTTCGGGGCCGGCGGAGGGGCGGGCGTGGTGTTCGACAAGGAGACGGCCACGCGATCGTATCTACGGATCCCCGAACTGCAATTTGGAGCCGGCTGGGGCGGCCGCGCCGAGAAGGTCGTGCTGATCTTTCAGGACGTGCACAAGCTGCGCGATCTTGCCGACGGCAAGTGGCATGCCGGCATGGAGGCGGAGGCGACGGCGAAGGTGGCAGACGTCGGGCTCGCGGGAAGCGGAAATACCACGGAGCTTCTCAAGAAAGGATTTTCCACCTACGTGCTGACCGATGCGGGTGCTTCCGCGACGGCGACCGTCAGCATGATACGGGCGCAACCTTATTCGATCGATTGA
- a CDS encoding HdeD family acid-resistance protein: protein MIAFRMLDQLSRNWGWIALRGVAAVIFGVLAFAWPGVTLVVLALFFGAYALIDGICALVAAYRGREGSTPVWPLVLIGLLGVAAGIATFLWPEMTALALLMFIAFWALLIGIAQIAAAIRLRKEIDNEWILGTSGALSVLFGVLMIASPGAGALAVAWIIGGYSVAFGLLLIVLSLRLKKVADRMAPKLSAPV from the coding sequence ATGATCGCCTTTCGTATGTTGGACCAACTGAGCAGGAATTGGGGCTGGATTGCGTTGCGGGGAGTCGCGGCGGTGATTTTCGGCGTCCTGGCATTTGCCTGGCCCGGAGTCACCCTCGTTGTCCTGGCGTTGTTTTTCGGTGCGTATGCATTGATAGACGGGATCTGCGCGTTGGTGGCGGCCTATCGAGGGCGGGAGGGAAGCACGCCGGTCTGGCCGCTCGTTCTCATCGGTTTACTGGGCGTCGCAGCGGGGATTGCGACGTTTCTCTGGCCAGAAATGACGGCGCTCGCGCTGCTCATGTTCATCGCCTTCTGGGCCTTGTTGATCGGTATCGCTCAGATTGCCGCCGCAATCCGTCTGAGGAAGGAAATCGACAACGAGTGGATACTGGGGACGTCGGGCGCGCTGTCCGTGCTGTTCGGCGTACTCATGATCGCAAGTCCGGGAGCGGGAGCGCTCGCGGTGGCCTGGATCATCGGAGGTTATTCGGTCGCGTTCGGCCTGCTCCTCATCGTGTTGAGTCTTCGCCTGAAGAAAGTGGCCGACCGAATGGCGCCGAAGCTGAGCGCGCCGGTATAG
- a CDS encoding arylsulfatase yields the protein MKRMLFLMGLAMVFFSAGAMCQEAHAADKKPNILVIMGDDIGWFNPSIYHRGIMGYQTPNIDRIGHEGAMFTDWYGQQSCTAGRAAFITGQSPIRTGLTKVGLPGADIGLRPEDPSVAEILKPLGYATGQFGKNHLGDKDEFLPTNHGFDEFFGNLYHLNAEEEPENPDYPKNPEFRKRFGPRGVIHSFADGKIEDTGPLTRKRMETADEEFLAAALDFIDRQHKAGKPFFCYFNSTRMHVFTHLKKDSEGKTGLGVYPDGMVEHDGHVGQLLKKLDDLKIADNTIVVYTTDNGAEVMTWPDGGSTPFKGEKATNWEGGFRVPTVIRWPGVIKPHTIYNDMFAHEDLIPTFAAAGGDTDVVERCKKSCQSGKKSFKVHLDGHNLVPFFKGEVKESPRKEFLYWSDDGDLLALRFQNWKIAFKEQEHTGFNVWKREFTNLRFPTLYNIRADPFERGPESIEYGRWAADRMFAVVPSQAVVARWLASFKEFPIRQKPASFNLDEVMQKMSPK from the coding sequence ATGAAACGGATGCTGTTCCTGATGGGCCTGGCGATGGTCTTCTTCAGTGCCGGGGCGATGTGCCAGGAAGCTCATGCGGCAGACAAGAAGCCCAACATTCTCGTGATCATGGGCGACGACATCGGCTGGTTCAATCCAAGCATCTATCATCGCGGGATCATGGGATATCAGACGCCGAACATCGACCGGATCGGCCATGAGGGCGCCATGTTCACGGACTGGTATGGCCAGCAGAGTTGCACGGCCGGCCGGGCGGCGTTCATCACGGGCCAGTCTCCGATTCGGACTGGTCTCACGAAAGTCGGGCTGCCTGGCGCGGATATTGGATTACGCCCGGAGGATCCGAGCGTGGCGGAGATTCTCAAGCCGCTGGGTTATGCCACCGGGCAGTTCGGAAAAAACCATTTGGGCGACAAGGACGAGTTTTTGCCGACGAATCACGGTTTCGACGAGTTCTTCGGCAACTTGTACCATTTGAATGCCGAGGAGGAGCCGGAGAATCCGGATTACCCGAAGAATCCCGAGTTCCGGAAACGCTTCGGGCCCCGCGGTGTCATCCATTCGTTTGCCGACGGAAAGATCGAAGATACAGGCCCCTTGACGCGCAAGCGGATGGAAACGGCCGACGAAGAGTTTCTTGCCGCCGCGCTCGACTTCATCGACCGCCAGCATAAAGCGGGAAAACCCTTCTTCTGCTACTTCAACAGCACACGCATGCATGTCTTCACGCATTTAAAGAAGGACAGCGAGGGGAAGACCGGACTGGGCGTGTATCCGGACGGCATGGTTGAGCACGACGGTCACGTCGGGCAGTTACTGAAGAAGTTGGACGATTTGAAGATCGCCGACAACACCATCGTGGTCTACACCACCGACAACGGCGCCGAGGTCATGACCTGGCCTGACGGAGGCAGTACGCCATTCAAAGGTGAGAAGGCCACCAATTGGGAAGGCGGATTCCGAGTACCGACGGTCATTCGCTGGCCTGGAGTGATCAAACCGCACACTATCTACAATGACATGTTCGCGCATGAGGACCTCATCCCGACGTTCGCCGCGGCAGGCGGAGACACAGATGTCGTCGAACGCTGCAAGAAAAGCTGCCAGTCGGGAAAGAAGTCGTTTAAGGTCCATCTCGACGGGCATAATCTCGTGCCGTTCTTCAAGGGCGAGGTGAAGGAGTCGCCGCGCAAAGAATTCCTCTACTGGAGTGATGACGGCGATCTACTTGCCTTGCGATTTCAGAATTGGAAAATTGCCTTCAAGGAGCAGGAGCATACGGGTTTCAACGTCTGGAAGCGAGAATTCACGAACCTCCGTTTCCCCACTCTCTACAACATCCGAGCGGACCCGTTTGAACGGGGACCGGAGTCCATTGAATATGGCCGGTGGGCGGCGGACAGAATGTTCGCGGTCGTTCCCTCGCAAGCTGTGGTGGCGCGTTGGTTAGCGAGTTTCAAAGAATTTCCAATCCGTCAGAAACCCGCGAGTTTCAACCTTGATGAGGTCATGCAGAAGATGTCGCCGAAGTAG
- a CDS encoding DUF4136 domain-containing protein, which produces MIADHHAMAGSLACLLFGLAACTSIDVRTEHDPAADFSRFKTFAFAERPVAEESGLDNDAAARDRIESALSRELTNRDVHRVRVEQQPDLTVYYAVAVHEKIQKAWRTGYGWGARYGGGQTTYPYEEGTLIVDLVDPVKQELMWRATMNTHLEETSTGRLDQADRAIARAFEQYPPRTEAAK; this is translated from the coding sequence ATGATCGCCGACCACCACGCGATGGCGGGTTCGCTGGCGTGTCTGCTTTTCGGCCTCGCAGCCTGCACGTCCATCGACGTCAGGACGGAACACGATCCTGCCGCCGATTTTTCACGCTTCAAGACCTTCGCCTTCGCCGAGCGGCCGGTCGCCGAGGAAAGCGGCCTCGACAACGACGCTGCCGCTCGCGACCGGATCGAGTCGGCCTTGTCGCGTGAATTGACGAACAGGGACGTGCATCGCGTTCGAGTGGAGCAGCAGCCGGATCTCACGGTGTATTATGCCGTGGCGGTCCATGAAAAAATTCAGAAGGCCTGGCGCACCGGCTACGGCTGGGGGGCGAGGTACGGCGGCGGCCAAACCACCTATCCCTATGAAGAGGGTACGCTGATCGTGGACCTGGTGGATCCGGTCAAACAGGAGTTGATGTGGCGGGCGACGATGAATACGCATCTGGAGGAGACCTCGACCGGAAGGCTCGATCAGGCAGACCGGGCGATCGCGCGGGCATTCGAGCAGTATCCTCCCCGCACAGAGGCTGCCAAGTGA
- a CDS encoding outer membrane protein: MNHRHDISRDQAWPQSGLAVLWVLALCVGVSILPGMVTESVADDSLRSKKWEILLSPQYTLTKNLGFTGGTTAKIDDTWGFGLQIGYNFNEHWNLGGFFSWSQPDYQAVVQPAPGNSGPARNISGNLQMNTFGGVLTYNVLSGPLTPYVEGSLAGTYINTDIADGPPVSGCYWDPWFGYICGTTQPTKSGTFMTYGVGGGLRWDINRYFLVRGGVRQQWIDLSNTGIPGFTTFKLDIGFKF, translated from the coding sequence ATGAACCATCGACATGACATAAGCAGAGATCAAGCCTGGCCTCAGAGTGGCCTGGCGGTCTTGTGGGTACTTGCCTTATGTGTCGGCGTTTCGATTCTTCCGGGCATGGTCACGGAATCGGTGGCGGACGATTCGCTCCGAAGCAAGAAATGGGAAATCCTTCTGTCGCCGCAATATACCTTGACCAAGAATCTTGGATTCACGGGCGGCACCACGGCGAAGATAGACGATACCTGGGGGTTCGGCCTGCAGATCGGTTACAATTTCAACGAACATTGGAATCTGGGCGGATTTTTTTCCTGGAGCCAGCCCGATTATCAGGCGGTGGTCCAACCGGCTCCCGGCAATTCTGGGCCTGCTCGCAACATCAGCGGAAATCTGCAGATGAACACGTTCGGCGGCGTGCTCACGTATAACGTGCTCTCAGGTCCCCTCACGCCCTATGTCGAAGGAAGTCTGGCTGGGACCTATATCAACACGGATATCGCCGATGGACCTCCCGTTTCCGGTTGCTACTGGGACCCTTGGTTCGGCTACATCTGCGGCACGACGCAACCGACGAAGTCCGGCACCTTCATGACGTACGGAGTCGGCGGCGGATTGCGTTGGGACATCAATCGGTACTTCTTGGTTCGTGGCGGGGTCAGGCAACAGTGGATAGACTTATCCAATACGGGAATTCCAGGTTTTACGACATTCAAGCTCGACATTGGCTTTAAGTTTTAA
- a CDS encoding arylsulfatase yields MMVGAENVPAAERLDRTVLPIRQPKLPAITALDARNVAAPPRFEISAPRGAPNVLILLIDDLGFGMSSVFGGPIRMPTAERLAANGLRYNHFHTTALCSPTRTALLSGRNHHMNNMGGITEIATAFPGNTGQRPNEVAPLAEMLRLNGYSTGFFGKNHETATWEVSPSGPTDRWPTRSGFDKFYGFIGGETNQWSPLVYDGLTQVELPQDSNYHFMNDMTNQAIHWMRSQKSLTPDKPFFIYFAPGATHAPHHVPKEWIAKYKGQFDGGWDRFREETLARQIKLGVVPEGTALAPKPEAIKDWDKLTADERKLFTRQMEIFAGFGEYTDSEIGRLLRALEETGQMNDTLIFYILGDNGTSAEGGPNGLFNEYTYFNHVPESVESILQHFDELGGPMSYNHMAAGWAVAGDTPFAWTKQVASNFGGTRNGLVIHWPKGISSRGELRSQFHHVIDVTPTVLEAAKLPEPKVVNGSKQEPIEGVSMVYSFEDANAKGRHHVQYFEIMGNRGIYADGWLAGTVHRAPWEYEPRRTLVDDKWELYDARTDFSLVNDLAGKNPAKLKQLQDLFLKEAVKYRVLPIDDRLLERLNPATAGRPDLMAGRTSLTVYEGMKGMSENVFINTKNRSHSITASVEIPEGGADGVLLAQAGRFGGWSLYMKDGKPTYTYNFVGLQRFTVSSPEPLAAGTATVRYEFDYDGGGPGKGGTGRLLVNGKPVAQGRIDHTQCCVFSADEGADVGMDDGTPVSEDYKAGDNAFTGKIQRITIELAQQKLGTAAEEASGVVRRAD; encoded by the coding sequence ATGATGGTCGGGGCCGAGAACGTCCCGGCCGCAGAGAGGCTGGACCGCACGGTGTTGCCGATCCGGCAACCGAAGCTGCCGGCCATTACCGCGCTCGACGCCAGAAACGTGGCCGCGCCCCCTCGCTTTGAAATCAGCGCTCCTCGCGGAGCCCCCAATGTGCTCATCCTGCTCATCGACGACTTGGGATTCGGCATGTCCAGTGTCTTCGGCGGGCCCATTCGTATGCCGACGGCCGAACGGCTGGCCGCCAACGGACTGCGTTACAACCATTTTCATACCACGGCCCTCTGTTCCCCGACCCGCACGGCATTGCTCAGCGGCCGCAACCATCACATGAACAACATGGGCGGCATCACCGAGATCGCGACGGCGTTTCCGGGCAACACCGGACAGCGTCCGAACGAAGTGGCGCCGCTGGCCGAAATGCTGCGGCTGAACGGGTACAGCACGGGCTTCTTCGGCAAGAACCACGAGACCGCTACGTGGGAGGTGAGTCCATCCGGTCCGACCGATCGGTGGCCCACTCGGTCCGGTTTCGACAAGTTCTATGGATTCATCGGCGGCGAAACCAATCAATGGTCTCCGCTGGTGTATGACGGGCTGACGCAAGTGGAACTGCCCCAGGACTCCAACTATCACTTCATGAACGACATGACGAATCAGGCGATTCATTGGATGCGGTCACAGAAATCGCTGACGCCTGACAAGCCGTTCTTTATCTACTTTGCGCCGGGAGCGACGCACGCGCCTCACCACGTTCCGAAGGAGTGGATTGCGAAGTACAAGGGGCAATTCGACGGCGGGTGGGACCGCTTCCGTGAAGAGACGCTGGCCCGTCAGATCAAGCTCGGGGTGGTGCCGGAAGGTACCGCACTTGCGCCCAAACCGGAGGCCATCAAAGACTGGGACAAGCTGACGGCGGACGAGAGGAAACTGTTCACCCGCCAGATGGAAATCTTTGCGGGATTCGGCGAATATACGGACAGCGAGATTGGCCGCCTGCTTCGGGCTCTGGAAGAGACCGGGCAGATGAACGATACGTTGATCTTCTACATCCTCGGTGATAACGGTACGAGCGCCGAAGGCGGCCCGAATGGTCTCTTCAACGAATACACGTATTTCAACCATGTTCCGGAATCCGTCGAGAGCATCCTCCAACATTTCGACGAACTCGGCGGGCCGATGTCCTATAACCACATGGCGGCTGGATGGGCGGTGGCGGGAGACACGCCGTTCGCGTGGACCAAGCAAGTCGCCTCCAATTTCGGCGGGACCCGCAACGGCCTGGTGATTCATTGGCCGAAGGGCATCAGTTCCAGAGGCGAACTGCGGAGCCAGTTCCATCACGTCATCGATGTCACACCGACGGTCCTGGAAGCGGCGAAGCTACCGGAACCAAAGGTGGTCAATGGAAGCAAACAAGAGCCGATTGAGGGCGTCAGCATGGTGTATTCCTTTGAGGATGCGAACGCAAAAGGGCGCCACCACGTCCAGTATTTCGAGATCATGGGCAATCGCGGTATCTACGCGGATGGGTGGCTCGCCGGCACCGTGCATCGGGCTCCTTGGGAATATGAGCCGCGCCGGACGCTTGTCGACGACAAGTGGGAACTGTATGACGCGCGCACGGATTTCAGCCTGGTCAACGATCTGGCCGGCAAGAATCCGGCCAAGCTGAAACAACTGCAAGACCTCTTTCTGAAAGAAGCCGTCAAGTACCGAGTCCTCCCGATCGACGATCGTTTGCTCGAACGTCTCAACCCCGCCACGGCCGGAAGACCGGATCTGATGGCGGGCCGCACGAGCTTGACCGTCTATGAGGGCATGAAGGGCATGTCGGAAAATGTCTTCATCAACACGAAGAACCGATCGCATTCCATCACGGCTTCGGTCGAAATTCCGGAAGGCGGGGCCGACGGCGTCCTGCTTGCCCAGGCCGGGAGATTCGGCGGCTGGAGCCTCTATATGAAGGACGGCAAGCCGACCTATACCTATAATTTCGTCGGACTGCAGCGCTTTACCGTGTCATCGCCGGAGCCGCTGGCGGCAGGAACGGCGACCGTCCGGTATGAATTCGACTATGACGGCGGCGGACCGGGTAAGGGGGGAACGGGCCGGCTGCTTGTGAATGGCAAGCCGGTGGCCCAGGGTCGGATCGACCATACGCAATGTTGTGTATTTTCGGCCGACGAAGGGGCCGACGTTGGCATGGACGACGGAACGCCCGTGTCGGAAGACTACAAGGCTGGAGACAACGCGTTCACGGGAAAGATCCAGCGCATCACGATCGAACTGGCGCAACAGAAACTCGGAACGGCCGCCGAAGAGGCGTCCGGTGTCGTGAGACGCGCCGATTAA
- a CDS encoding OmpP1/FadL family transporter has product MARVVCLVVLLSESETWAGGLSLYEIATADVGLASAGWAARAQDPATLLKNPAGMSRLTGNQFQAGAQLLQAGIGFSPSAGTTVDGNSGGNPVGVLPSMSLFYVHGLGEDVKVGLGVFSNFGLGMSYNSGWVGRYYAQENTLIGISIMPGLSYRINDKFSIGAAANVMIGYLNYSAAVNNRAFLNVPDGNMQMTDTTVGAGGNVGILFEPRTGTRFGVTYYSQIKLNFGATPTFTNLTGPLGTALQNNGLLNRTLDLGMTVPQSVMVSSYHEFTDRWAMMLDFGWQDWSQFGKVDVGVTGGNATPSLTTAINYQDTFHVALGNRYRLAEAWLLNSGFAWDSSMLKDQDRTVTLPIGQQFRFGLGAEWQANPKLNVAFSYELAYGGDLPVNQNRGPLAGAVVGQFPGTYINFFQVSFIWGKGAGAA; this is encoded by the coding sequence GTGGCACGTGTCGTGTGTCTGGTTGTCCTGTTGTCCGAGTCGGAGACGTGGGCCGGTGGGTTGTCTCTCTACGAGATAGCGACGGCCGACGTCGGTCTGGCCAGTGCCGGATGGGCTGCCCGCGCACAGGATCCCGCCACGTTGCTCAAGAACCCCGCCGGCATGAGCCGGCTGACGGGGAATCAGTTTCAGGCCGGCGCGCAGCTGTTGCAGGCCGGCATCGGCTTCAGTCCCTCGGCCGGAACGACAGTGGACGGGAACAGCGGCGGCAATCCGGTCGGCGTACTGCCGAGCATGAGCCTGTTCTACGTTCACGGCTTGGGCGAGGACGTGAAGGTGGGACTCGGCGTCTTCTCGAATTTCGGGCTCGGTATGAGCTACAACTCCGGATGGGTCGGCCGCTACTACGCGCAGGAAAACACGCTGATTGGGATCAGCATAATGCCGGGCCTCAGCTATCGCATCAATGACAAGTTCTCCATCGGGGCCGCGGCCAACGTCATGATCGGCTATCTGAACTACAGCGCTGCCGTGAACAATCGAGCGTTTCTTAATGTTCCTGACGGAAACATGCAAATGACGGACACGACCGTCGGGGCCGGCGGCAACGTCGGGATACTCTTTGAGCCTCGAACAGGCACCAGGTTCGGCGTCACGTATTATTCCCAGATCAAGCTGAACTTCGGTGCCACGCCTACCTTTACCAATCTGACCGGTCCGTTGGGCACGGCATTGCAGAACAACGGCCTATTGAACCGCACGCTCGATCTTGGGATGACCGTGCCGCAATCGGTCATGGTGAGTTCGTATCATGAGTTCACGGATCGCTGGGCGATGATGCTGGACTTCGGCTGGCAGGACTGGAGCCAGTTCGGCAAGGTGGACGTCGGCGTCACCGGGGGCAACGCCACGCCGAGCCTCACCACCGCCATCAATTATCAAGACACCTTCCACGTGGCGCTGGGAAACCGCTATCGGCTCGCGGAGGCCTGGCTGCTCAACAGCGGATTCGCCTGGGACAGTTCGATGCTCAAGGACCAGGACCGCACCGTGACCCTTCCGATCGGGCAGCAATTCCGGTTCGGGCTGGGCGCCGAATGGCAGGCCAATCCCAAGCTGAATGTGGCGTTCAGCTATGAACTGGCCTACGGCGGCGACTTGCCCGTGAATCAGAATCGAGGTCCCCTGGCCGGGGCCGTGGTCGGACAATTCCCGGGAACCTACATCAATTTCTTTCAGGTGAGCTTCATTTGGGGCAAGGGGGCGGGCGCGGCGTGA